A stretch of Nonomuraea africana DNA encodes these proteins:
- a CDS encoding MarR family winged helix-turn-helix transcriptional regulator yields the protein MAGKHPEDVFREFLIAALLHNEAVADQLGLQPVDVAAAILLEMRGPLAVGAISEELALPSASTTRLIDRLEKAGYVRRVRGERDRRMVTVELVEGGLEDYYAACEASRRHLDAVGVHYGPEQVPLLLEMFTRVAEAYRSATKELREGTT from the coding sequence GTGGCCGGCAAGCATCCTGAAGACGTCTTCCGTGAGTTCCTGATCGCGGCCCTGCTGCACAACGAGGCGGTCGCCGACCAGCTCGGCCTGCAGCCGGTCGACGTCGCCGCCGCGATCCTGCTGGAGATGCGCGGCCCCCTCGCCGTAGGGGCGATCTCGGAGGAGCTCGCCCTGCCGTCCGCCTCGACGACCCGGCTGATCGACAGGCTGGAGAAGGCGGGGTACGTACGACGGGTGCGCGGGGAGCGTGATCGGCGGATGGTCACCGTGGAGCTGGTCGAGGGCGGGCTTGAGGATTACTACGCCGCCTGCGAGGCGTCCAGGAGACACTTGGACGCGGTCGGTGTGCATTACGGACCGGAACAGGTGCCGCTGCTGCTGGAGATGTTCACCCGCGTCGCCGAGGCCTACCGATCGGCCACCAAGGAACTACGAGAGGGCACAACCTGA
- a CDS encoding carbohydrate ABC transporter permease: MVAHLAPRGRRLLRPSRREAGTALLFVLPFLLLFVVFRFGPAIAGVLLGFTDYAIGGDTGWVGLENFRRLVDDPTFWSALQVTVIFTALSVPLSMVVSLGMALLTRRAFRGSKVFRSIFFLPVVTSLVLAGVVFTWVFAEGGPWSRAMGALGLPAQSWLADSVLVIPALVLVSVWSRFGYGMLILLARLQDVPAELEEAALTDGATAWQRFRYVTLPQLRPALFFVAVIETTISFQVFDMIYVMTGGGPVRASYSLVYLLYDQGFKYFDLGYASAVGVALFVMTIIVALIQRLTLGREQ; encoded by the coding sequence ATGGTTGCACACCTGGCGCCCCGTGGCCGGCGCCTGCTCCGGCCGTCCCGGCGCGAGGCCGGGACGGCGTTGCTGTTCGTCCTGCCGTTCCTGCTGCTCTTTGTCGTCTTCCGGTTCGGACCGGCGATCGCCGGGGTGTTGCTCGGATTCACCGACTACGCCATCGGCGGAGATACCGGATGGGTCGGTCTCGAGAACTTCCGTCGCCTCGTGGACGACCCGACGTTCTGGTCCGCCCTGCAGGTGACGGTCATCTTCACCGCGCTGTCCGTGCCGCTGTCCATGGTGGTCTCGCTCGGCATGGCGCTGCTGACCCGGCGTGCCTTCCGTGGATCGAAGGTCTTCCGGTCCATCTTCTTCCTGCCGGTGGTGACCAGCCTGGTCCTGGCCGGTGTGGTCTTCACCTGGGTCTTCGCCGAGGGCGGCCCCTGGTCGCGGGCGATGGGAGCGCTGGGCCTGCCCGCGCAGTCCTGGCTCGCCGACAGCGTCCTGGTCATCCCGGCGCTGGTCCTGGTCTCGGTCTGGTCCCGCTTCGGCTACGGCATGCTCATCCTGCTCGCCCGGCTCCAGGACGTGCCGGCGGAGCTGGAGGAGGCGGCGCTCACCGACGGCGCGACCGCTTGGCAGCGCTTCCGGTACGTGACGCTGCCCCAGCTGCGCCCGGCGCTGTTCTTCGTGGCCGTCATCGAGACCACGATCTCCTTCCAGGTCTTCGACATGATCTACGTGATGACCGGCGGCGGCCCGGTGCGGGCCAGCTACAGCCTGGTCTACCTGCTCTACGACCAGGGCTTCAAGTACTTCGACCTGGGCTACGCCAGCGCCGTCGGAGTCGCCCTGTTCGTGATGACCATCATCGTGGCGCTCATCCAGCGCCTGACCCTGGGGAGGGAACAGTGA
- a CDS encoding MFS transporter produces MKPDTPRLPAPYWRLWWAAGINSIGDGAFAAAVPLLAVTITRDPRLVSVVSAAAYLPWLLLSLPAGALVDRHDRVTLMWRSQAIQALIVTVIAVLAAVGRLDVTALALMAFTLGACETVFANAAQAIVPDVVARPVLHRANGYQQTITTIGHQFLGPPIGSLLFAVAVALPFGVDAGSFALSAALLATLPRRAHRPATHPPMRSAIADGLRWLAGHRLLRTLAILLGVNTFCGQLGNATLVLLATQTLNLDARGYGLLLACAAIGSVLGGLVSARVVGRIGALPALLTALATNAVVFVGIGLSPNAIVLGALLSVNGFVITLWNIVTVTLRQQVVPSALLGRVNSVYKMVGWGLIPLGALAGGLVAYSFGLRAPYPVAGVLRGIALLAALPVLLRAALWRLPSGRLEAGDAVKIDR; encoded by the coding sequence ATGAAACCGGACACGCCCCGCCTGCCCGCGCCGTACTGGCGGTTGTGGTGGGCGGCGGGGATCAACTCCATCGGGGACGGGGCGTTCGCCGCCGCCGTTCCGCTGCTGGCCGTCACGATCACGCGCGACCCCCGGCTCGTGTCCGTCGTGTCCGCGGCGGCGTACCTGCCCTGGCTGCTACTGTCCCTGCCCGCCGGCGCGCTCGTCGACCGGCACGACCGCGTCACCCTCATGTGGCGCTCGCAGGCGATCCAGGCGTTGATCGTCACCGTCATCGCGGTCCTTGCCGCGGTCGGCCGTCTCGACGTCACGGCGCTCGCGCTCATGGCCTTCACGCTCGGGGCGTGCGAGACCGTTTTCGCCAACGCGGCGCAGGCGATCGTGCCGGACGTCGTCGCGAGACCCGTGCTGCACCGGGCGAACGGCTACCAGCAGACGATCACGACGATCGGTCACCAGTTCCTGGGACCACCCATCGGCAGCCTGCTCTTCGCGGTCGCCGTGGCGCTGCCGTTCGGGGTGGACGCCGGCTCGTTCGCCCTGTCGGCCGCGCTGCTGGCGACGCTGCCCCGGCGTGCGCACCGGCCGGCCACGCACCCGCCGATGCGCAGCGCGATCGCGGACGGCCTGCGCTGGCTGGCCGGTCACCGGCTGCTGCGCACCCTCGCGATCCTGCTCGGCGTCAACACCTTCTGCGGCCAGCTCGGCAACGCGACACTCGTCCTGCTGGCGACCCAGACGCTGAACCTTGACGCGCGCGGCTACGGCCTGCTCCTCGCCTGCGCCGCGATCGGCAGCGTGCTCGGCGGTCTCGTCAGCGCGCGCGTCGTGGGCAGGATCGGCGCCCTTCCCGCGCTCCTCACCGCGCTCGCCACGAACGCCGTCGTCTTCGTCGGGATCGGGCTGAGTCCGAACGCGATCGTGCTCGGCGCCCTGCTGTCCGTGAACGGCTTCGTCATCACGCTCTGGAACATCGTGACCGTCACCCTCCGGCAGCAGGTCGTGCCGTCCGCGCTGCTCGGCCGGGTGAACAGCGTCTACAAGATGGTCGGCTGGGGGCTGATCCCGCTCGGAGCGCTGGCCGGTGGGCTGGTGGCGTATTCGTTCGGGTTGCGCGCGCCGTACCCCGTCGCGGGTGTGCTGCGCGGGATCGCTCTGCTGGCCGCGCTGCCCGTACTGCTCCGTGCCGCGCTGTGGCGCCTGCCCAGCGGGCGGCTGGAGGCCGGGGACGCCGTGAAGATCGACCGGTGA
- a CDS encoding DUF2127 domain-containing protein: MNWSLRACSRRGHVTYAPDEPHLRQRLRADTALGVAWRCLRCGDFTLGPPHGAGPADEAPLVLRGRALRDATLLRLLALDRFAKGLLMFLAAYGVWRFRGGKEAVNRAFEEYLPLLTPLADRLGWRLADSKLVHTLHQLLATGAGTLTWLMIALTAYGLLQLAEGIGLWLLKRWGEYFAVVATSVFIPLEFYELSHRVTWVRVAFLVLNLAAVAYIVFSKRLFGVRGGHAAYEAERHEASLLEVRAAGAPD; the protein is encoded by the coding sequence GTGAACTGGAGCCTTCGCGCCTGTAGTCGCCGCGGTCACGTCACCTACGCCCCCGACGAGCCTCATCTGCGGCAACGGCTCCGCGCCGACACCGCGCTCGGCGTGGCGTGGCGCTGCCTGCGCTGCGGCGACTTCACTCTCGGCCCGCCGCACGGCGCGGGCCCCGCCGACGAGGCGCCGCTGGTCCTGCGCGGCCGAGCCCTGCGCGACGCGACCCTCCTCCGGCTGCTCGCGCTCGACCGGTTCGCCAAGGGGCTGCTGATGTTCCTGGCCGCCTACGGCGTATGGCGGTTCAGAGGCGGCAAGGAGGCCGTCAACAGGGCCTTCGAGGAGTACCTCCCCCTGCTCACCCCGCTGGCCGACCGGCTCGGCTGGCGCCTCGCCGACTCGAAGCTCGTCCACACCCTGCACCAACTGCTGGCGACCGGCGCGGGGACGCTGACCTGGCTGATGATCGCTCTCACCGCGTACGGCCTGCTCCAGCTCGCCGAGGGCATCGGCCTGTGGCTGCTCAAGCGGTGGGGCGAGTACTTCGCCGTGGTCGCCACCTCGGTCTTCATCCCCCTGGAGTTCTACGAGCTGAGCCACAGGGTCACCTGGGTCCGCGTCGCCTTCCTCGTCCTGAACCTCGCGGCCGTCGCCTACATCGTGTTCAGCAAGCGTCTCTTCGGCGTGCGCGGCGGCCACGCCGCCTACGAGGCGGAACGGCACGAGGCCAGCCTTCTCGAAGTGCGGGCCGCCGGCGCGCCGGATTGA
- a CDS encoding ABC transporter substrate-binding protein: MRVRKSLSAVAVVLVAALVATGCGGSGSGDSGKKSVTMWIYPVIFDEAKHRAYWDETVKAFQAANPDIEVKAEIFPWANRDQALATAIAGNKGPDVVYLIPDQLPKYVRNIEPVDAYLDEAARSDYLDNVVKAVTIDGKMMGAPVLTSAVTPLCNKKVFEAVGQETYPTSWNDLLEMAPKFKAKGYDMTAYAGDVKQTLNQTFYPLLWQAGGDVFSPDGKSVGFDSDAGRKALGFVKQLVDGGYVDKSLLTSMPPIEQTRIAQNKVGCVWHVVPSELEKFWGKENIKALPYLTGTKQIGYGTVGSLSMLKNAENKEAAGKWIAFASNAENAKKYDLASSFFSAKKSTGALYADDPVLGEQEKQVAISTVGPLHEKARDVQGVLAPEIQAALLGKKSVEQALSDAAKAAGPLLG, encoded by the coding sequence ATGCGTGTTCGGAAGAGCCTGTCGGCCGTTGCGGTGGTGCTCGTCGCCGCGCTCGTGGCCACCGGCTGTGGTGGGTCCGGCTCCGGTGACTCCGGCAAGAAGTCCGTGACCATGTGGATCTACCCGGTGATCTTCGATGAGGCCAAGCACCGGGCCTACTGGGACGAGACCGTCAAGGCGTTCCAGGCGGCGAACCCCGACATCGAGGTCAAGGCCGAAATCTTCCCGTGGGCGAACCGCGACCAGGCGCTCGCCACCGCGATCGCCGGGAACAAGGGCCCCGACGTCGTCTACCTCATCCCCGACCAGCTGCCCAAGTACGTCCGCAACATCGAGCCCGTCGACGCCTACCTCGACGAGGCGGCCAGGAGCGACTACCTCGACAACGTCGTGAAGGCAGTGACCATCGACGGCAAGATGATGGGCGCGCCGGTGCTCACCAGCGCCGTGACGCCGCTCTGCAACAAGAAGGTCTTCGAGGCGGTCGGTCAGGAGACCTATCCGACCAGCTGGAACGACCTGCTCGAAATGGCGCCGAAGTTCAAGGCCAAGGGCTACGACATGACCGCGTACGCCGGTGACGTCAAGCAGACCCTGAACCAGACCTTCTACCCGCTGCTCTGGCAGGCCGGCGGGGACGTGTTCAGCCCCGACGGCAAGTCGGTCGGCTTCGACAGCGACGCCGGCCGCAAGGCGCTCGGTTTCGTCAAGCAGCTCGTCGACGGCGGATACGTGGACAAGAGCCTGCTCACGTCGATGCCCCCGATCGAGCAGACCCGCATCGCGCAGAACAAGGTGGGCTGCGTGTGGCACGTGGTGCCGTCGGAGCTCGAGAAGTTCTGGGGCAAGGAGAACATCAAGGCCCTCCCCTACCTGACCGGGACCAAGCAGATCGGGTACGGCACGGTCGGCTCGCTCTCCATGCTCAAGAACGCCGAGAACAAGGAGGCCGCCGGCAAGTGGATCGCCTTCGCGTCCAACGCCGAGAACGCCAAGAAGTACGACCTCGCGTCCAGCTTCTTCTCCGCGAAGAAGTCCACCGGCGCCCTCTACGCCGACGACCCGGTCCTCGGTGAGCAGGAGAAGCAGGTCGCCATCAGCACCGTCGGCCCGCTCCACGAGAAGGCCCGGGACGTCCAGGGCGTGCTCGCTCCGGAGATCCAGGCGGCGCTGCTCGGGAAGAAGTCCGTCGAGCAGGCGCTGAGCGACGCGGCCAAGGCCGCCGGCCCGCTGCTCGGTTAG
- a CDS encoding FAD-dependent oxidoreductase yields the protein MDVLVMGAGVGGLAVARGLLAAGHRVRVYEQAPGRRTSGAALTIFTNGHAVLNDLGVSLDGVGGRVDRIDAMTSDGRLRTRVSVAHAADRFGFDTKAISRRDLLDRLADGLPDDLIQYGVGCRSVTQDDGQVTATFSDGSTAKADLLIGADGHHSVVRRQLWGDGTVQPATFGTWQGLSAIDIPLTHSHLSLMITGREGACGLMPAGDGMLQWWFDVRWSPTDPRPMAPLAELRRRFGHWASPVPEVLAAASEDDLNFFGHHWNKVRRVWGEGRITLLGDAAHTMPPTLGQGANQTLEDVWVLMRELAKGGADPAVRLRAYEKARYPHISLVSGMARRNPANWRIPPLIGRLFPETSQTTMLIRYSNRLSAPAAKPL from the coding sequence ATGGACGTTCTTGTCATGGGCGCCGGGGTGGGCGGCCTGGCTGTCGCGCGGGGGCTGCTGGCCGCCGGTCACCGGGTGCGGGTTTACGAGCAGGCGCCCGGCCGGCGGACGAGCGGTGCGGCGTTGACGATCTTCACCAACGGACATGCCGTACTGAACGATCTCGGGGTGAGCCTGGACGGCGTCGGCGGCCGCGTCGACAGGATCGACGCGATGACCTCCGACGGCCGGCTGCGCACCCGCGTGAGCGTCGCCCACGCGGCCGACCGGTTCGGCTTCGACACCAAGGCGATCTCCCGCCGCGACCTGCTGGACCGCCTGGCCGACGGGCTGCCCGACGACCTCATTCAGTACGGCGTGGGCTGCCGGAGCGTCACTCAGGACGACGGCCAGGTCACGGCGACCTTCAGCGACGGGTCGACGGCCAAGGCCGACCTGCTCATCGGAGCCGACGGCCACCACTCCGTGGTACGGCGCCAGTTGTGGGGCGACGGCACCGTCCAGCCGGCCACCTTCGGGACGTGGCAGGGGCTCAGCGCGATCGACATCCCCCTCACCCATTCGCACCTCAGTCTCATGATCACGGGACGAGAGGGCGCGTGCGGGCTCATGCCCGCGGGGGACGGCATGCTGCAGTGGTGGTTCGACGTGCGGTGGTCACCCACCGATCCGCGGCCCATGGCACCGCTGGCCGAGCTGAGGCGCCGGTTCGGGCACTGGGCGTCGCCCGTCCCCGAGGTGCTCGCCGCCGCCTCCGAGGACGACCTCAACTTCTTCGGTCACCACTGGAACAAGGTCCGCCGGGTGTGGGGGGAGGGCCGTATCACCCTGCTCGGCGACGCAGCCCACACCATGCCGCCCACCCTCGGGCAGGGCGCCAACCAGACCCTCGAGGACGTGTGGGTGCTCATGCGCGAGCTCGCGAAGGGCGGAGCAGACCCGGCGGTACGGCTGCGCGCCTACGAGAAGGCCCGCTACCCGCACATCTCCCTGGTGTCCGGGATGGCCAGGCGCAACCCCGCCAACTGGCGCATCCCACCGCTGATCGGCCGGCTGTTCCCCGAAACCTCCCAGACCACCATGCTCATCCGCTACAGCAACCGCCTCAGCGCGCCTGCCGCGAAACCTCTCTGA
- a CDS encoding ArsR/SmtB family transcription factor: MALTIDLGVAELAATRFAISPLSETVSGLQQLGDRDRHAVNLPWLRWAADELARRPLDLSRTWPLIVSDRPGWPEFLIPAPLGAVASIEDDLAALRRTTARQVRTSLRRVFGGELPGAVEELAARPAAGLRAIAAELRAAHDRLIAPHWSRIRAVLDADVIYRAKHLAAGGAERLFTDLHPDLRWREGKLMMEGARWRSEHVVNRGPGGLVLMPVVLGSPYVSIKKSTSTQTTVRYPARGVGALWTAGTRAPAGSAVRLLGRVRAELLEALRSPATTTDLARAFGVTPSAVSQHLGVLRESGLVARERSGRHVLYMTTPLGAALSAPPGAGDRV; the protein is encoded by the coding sequence ATGGCGTTGACGATCGATCTCGGCGTGGCCGAGCTGGCGGCGACGCGATTCGCGATCTCGCCGCTGTCCGAGACGGTGTCCGGACTCCAGCAGTTGGGTGATCGCGATCGGCACGCGGTCAACCTGCCGTGGCTGCGCTGGGCGGCGGACGAGCTCGCCAGGCGTCCGCTCGACCTCTCGCGTACCTGGCCGCTGATCGTGAGCGACCGGCCGGGCTGGCCGGAGTTCCTCATCCCCGCCCCGCTCGGTGCGGTGGCGTCCATCGAGGACGACCTGGCGGCGTTGCGGCGGACGACCGCTCGTCAGGTGCGGACCAGCCTGCGTCGCGTCTTCGGCGGCGAGCTCCCCGGCGCCGTCGAGGAGCTCGCCGCGCGGCCGGCGGCGGGCCTGCGGGCGATCGCCGCGGAGCTGCGCGCGGCACACGACCGGCTCATCGCGCCGCATTGGTCGCGGATCAGGGCCGTCCTCGACGCGGACGTCATCTATCGCGCCAAGCACCTGGCCGCGGGCGGCGCCGAGAGGTTGTTCACCGACCTGCATCCGGACCTGCGGTGGCGCGAGGGCAAGCTGATGATGGAGGGCGCGCGCTGGCGGAGCGAGCACGTCGTGAACCGCGGTCCTGGGGGGCTGGTCCTCATGCCCGTCGTCCTCGGCTCGCCGTACGTGTCGATCAAGAAGAGCACGTCCACGCAGACCACGGTGCGGTACCCGGCGCGCGGTGTCGGGGCGTTGTGGACGGCGGGGACGCGGGCGCCCGCGGGCAGCGCCGTCCGGCTGCTCGGCCGGGTGCGGGCTGAACTGCTCGAGGCGCTGCGGTCCCCGGCGACGACGACGGATCTGGCTCGCGCCTTCGGCGTCACGCCCAGCGCGGTGTCGCAGCACCTCGGCGTGCTGCGCGAGAGCGGGCTGGTCGCGCGGGAGCGATCCGGGCGCCACGTCCTGTACAT
- a CDS encoding hydroxyacid dehydrogenase: protein MSVIAVAAPPAVREMFFPPETWAALTSLGRLRLPPEGADVGDEAVLAGLLTDADVVVTGWGCAPLSAAVLASAPRLRLLAHTGASVKPFVTRESFARGVRVTQAGEAMAHAVGEQALALTLALLHGVHRFDHALRTGVDWATAKAAPPRRELRGAVVGVVGASRTGRAYIGLVRALGARVLVADPYLDAEEAAALGVERAGLDELLTGSAVVSLHAPVLPATVGMIGARELALMPAGALLVNTARSALVDEAALLGALRSGRIDAALDVFDEEPLPIGHPFRRLPNALLTPHEAAGTVESRRRAGAIVLAEIGRFLRGEALRHEVQPELLDSTG from the coding sequence GTGAGCGTGATCGCGGTGGCGGCGCCGCCGGCCGTACGGGAGATGTTCTTCCCGCCGGAGACCTGGGCGGCGCTGACCTCGCTGGGCCGGCTGCGGCTGCCGCCCGAGGGCGCCGACGTCGGCGACGAGGCCGTACTGGCGGGATTGCTCACCGACGCGGACGTCGTCGTGACGGGCTGGGGCTGCGCTCCGCTGTCGGCCGCGGTACTTGCTTCCGCGCCCCGGCTGCGGCTGCTCGCGCACACCGGCGCCTCGGTGAAGCCGTTCGTCACGCGGGAGAGCTTCGCCCGAGGGGTACGGGTCACCCAGGCCGGCGAGGCCATGGCCCACGCGGTGGGAGAACAGGCGCTGGCCCTCACTCTCGCCCTGCTGCACGGGGTGCACCGCTTCGACCACGCGTTGCGCACAGGGGTCGACTGGGCGACCGCGAAGGCGGCCCCGCCCCGTCGCGAGCTGCGGGGCGCGGTGGTCGGGGTGGTCGGCGCGTCCCGTACCGGCCGGGCGTACATCGGGCTGGTCCGGGCGCTCGGCGCACGGGTACTCGTCGCCGATCCGTATCTGGACGCCGAGGAGGCCGCCGCGCTCGGCGTCGAACGGGCCGGGCTCGACGAGCTGCTCACCGGATCCGCGGTGGTGTCCCTGCACGCGCCGGTGCTGCCGGCGACCGTCGGAATGATCGGCGCGCGGGAACTGGCCCTGATGCCCGCCGGCGCCCTGCTGGTCAACACCGCCCGGTCGGCGCTGGTGGACGAGGCCGCCCTGCTGGGCGCGCTGCGCTCCGGCCGGATCGACGCGGCGTTGGACGTCTTCGACGAGGAGCCGCTTCCCATCGGGCATCCGTTCCGTCGGCTGCCGAATGCCCTGCTGACCCCGCACGAGGCGGCGGGGACGGTCGAGTCGCGGCGGCGCGCCGGAGCCATCGTGCTTGCCGAGATCGGCCGGTTCCTACGCGGCGAGGCGCTGCGGCACGAGGTGCAGCCGGAACTCCTCGACAGCACCGGTTGA
- a CDS encoding carbohydrate ABC transporter permease produces the protein MTDVLVRQATAPAPPSPARRPRRAGRAWLVGRTVLLVIGALVTLFPFYAMVVLSFKPAGPVTFPDSLLPWPFSTEAYDQVIGAKSVLRWMWNTVVYSVVSVVGVLLFASMAGYAFAKKRFPGKEAMFWSFLAMLMVPYHVTMIPTFIVISQLNGVDTYWGMIVPTLANAQAVFLMRQFIASLPDSLFEAARLDGCSEWRVYVSIVLPLIKPILATLGIFVFLWHWNDFLWPLIVGQSLDMRTLTTGIASLQQENVALNMLLAGSVVAFVPIFVAYLIGQRYVTEGVATSGIKG, from the coding sequence GTGACCGACGTCCTCGTACGGCAGGCCACCGCCCCGGCCCCGCCGAGCCCCGCCCGCCGCCCCCGCCGGGCCGGTCGGGCCTGGCTCGTCGGGCGGACCGTGCTGCTGGTGATCGGGGCGCTCGTCACCCTCTTTCCCTTCTACGCGATGGTCGTGCTGTCCTTCAAACCGGCCGGACCGGTGACGTTCCCGGACAGCCTGCTGCCCTGGCCGTTCTCCACCGAGGCCTACGACCAGGTCATCGGCGCCAAGAGCGTGCTGCGGTGGATGTGGAACACGGTCGTCTACTCGGTGGTGTCGGTGGTCGGCGTGCTGCTCTTCGCGTCGATGGCCGGCTACGCCTTCGCCAAGAAACGGTTCCCTGGCAAGGAGGCGATGTTCTGGTCGTTCCTGGCCATGCTGATGGTGCCGTACCACGTCACGATGATCCCGACGTTCATCGTCATCTCCCAGCTCAACGGCGTGGACACCTACTGGGGCATGATCGTGCCGACCCTGGCCAACGCCCAGGCGGTGTTCCTGATGCGGCAGTTCATCGCGTCGCTGCCCGACTCGTTGTTCGAGGCGGCCAGGCTGGACGGCTGCTCGGAGTGGCGGGTGTACGTCTCGATCGTGCTGCCGCTGATCAAGCCGATCCTCGCCACGCTCGGGATCTTCGTGTTCCTGTGGCACTGGAACGACTTCCTGTGGCCGCTGATCGTCGGGCAGAGCCTGGACATGCGCACCCTGACCACGGGCATCGCCTCGTTGCAGCAGGAGAACGTGGCGCTGAACATGCTGCTCGCCGGTTCGGTCGTCGCGTTCGTGCCGATCTTCGTGGCGTACCTCATCGGGCAGCGTTACGTTACCGAGGGCGTCGCGACCTCAGGGATCAAGGGGTGA
- a CDS encoding SRPBCC family protein, with protein sequence MYSTRVSQHVNAPRSAVYQALVDAGAIAQWRVPAGMSSHIHEFDAREGGSFRISLTYDAPGPTGKSASHTDTYHGHFAELVPDERVVEVFEFETADPALRGAMTMTTTLTDAGGGTDVVIVHEGIPDAVPAADNETGTRMALANLAALVESAPNRSTPGRSDLGGTS encoded by the coding sequence ATGTACTCGACGCGGGTCTCCCAGCACGTGAACGCGCCGCGTTCGGCCGTTTACCAGGCACTCGTCGATGCGGGCGCGATCGCACAATGGCGGGTGCCAGCGGGTATGAGCAGCCACATCCACGAGTTCGACGCTCGTGAGGGCGGCTCGTTCCGGATCTCGCTCACTTACGACGCGCCGGGACCGACTGGCAAGTCGGCGTCGCACACCGACACGTACCATGGCCACTTCGCGGAACTCGTTCCGGACGAGCGGGTTGTCGAGGTGTTCGAGTTCGAGACCGCAGATCCCGCGCTGCGCGGGGCCATGACGATGACGACGACGCTCACCGACGCCGGCGGGGGCACCGATGTCGTCATCGTGCACGAAGGAATCCCCGACGCCGTGCCCGCCGCCGACAACGAGACGGGCACGCGGATGGCGCTGGCGAACCTGGCCGCACTCGTCGAGTCCGCTCCCAACAGATCGACACCAGGGCGTTCGGACCTGGGTGGCACCTCATAG
- a CDS encoding saccharopine dehydrogenase family protein, which produces MTKTNEPVIAVFGAYGHTARFVTAELLERGLTPVLSGRDAAKLEAAAAAHPGVEWRVASADDPASLDRAIAGAAAVINCAGPFGDTTPPLIEAALRAGIHYLDVTGETLVAIDTFDTYRDDPRVKEAGIVVAPVMAFYGALGDLLATVAMGDWPEADEISIAVALDSWHPTRGTLLAGRRRAGRRVVFSDHHLQVLSGDEPQPTGTWTFSDPFGTQEVVGQFSTTDVITISRHLDTARINTFLNAAPLKDLSDPETKGPQAADADGRSAQVFLVEVVVRRGDEQRRVAARGRDIYAITAPIVVEATERIVAGRGRAAGVVTAGEIFDAEDFLRSLPLDELSLGNG; this is translated from the coding sequence ATGACGAAGACCAACGAGCCGGTGATCGCGGTGTTCGGTGCCTACGGGCACACCGCCCGGTTCGTGACGGCGGAGCTGCTGGAGCGCGGTTTGACGCCGGTGCTGTCCGGGCGGGACGCGGCGAAGCTGGAGGCGGCCGCTGCCGCCCACCCCGGCGTGGAGTGGAGGGTCGCCTCGGCCGACGACCCGGCCTCGCTCGACCGCGCGATCGCCGGTGCGGCCGCAGTGATCAACTGCGCCGGGCCGTTCGGTGACACCACGCCGCCGCTGATCGAGGCCGCGCTGCGCGCCGGGATCCACTACCTGGACGTCACCGGCGAGACCCTGGTCGCGATCGACACCTTCGACACCTACCGGGATGACCCGCGGGTGAAGGAGGCGGGCATCGTGGTGGCGCCGGTGATGGCGTTCTACGGCGCGCTGGGCGACCTGCTCGCCACCGTCGCGATGGGTGACTGGCCGGAGGCGGACGAGATCTCGATCGCGGTGGCACTGGACAGCTGGCACCCGACCCGGGGAACCCTGCTGGCCGGCCGCCGCCGGGCCGGCCGGCGGGTGGTCTTCTCGGACCACCACCTGCAGGTCCTCTCGGGCGACGAGCCGCAGCCGACGGGGACCTGGACCTTCTCCGACCCGTTCGGGACCCAAGAGGTCGTAGGGCAGTTCTCCACCACCGATGTGATCACCATCTCCCGCCATCTGGACACCGCGCGGATCAACACCTTCCTGAACGCCGCCCCGCTGAAGGATCTCAGCGACCCGGAGACCAAGGGCCCGCAGGCGGCTGACGCCGACGGCCGGTCGGCCCAGGTCTTCCTGGTCGAGGTCGTCGTCCGCCGGGGGGACGAGCAGCGACGGGTGGCGGCGCGCGGCCGCGACATCTACGCCATCACCGCGCCGATCGTGGTGGAGGCCACCGAGCGGATCGTGGCCGGCCGTGGCCGGGCCGCCGGCGTCGTCACCGCCGGGGAGATCTTCGATGCCGAGGACTTCCTGCGGTCCCTGCCGCTGGACGAACTGTCGCTGGGCAACGGGTGA